The Desulfonatronum sp. SC1 genome window below encodes:
- the kdsA gene encoding 3-deoxy-8-phosphooctulonate synthase, which yields MIDPKQLYERSRSGPFLIAGPCVLESLELALEVGESLAATAEREQIPVIFKSSFDKANRSSLESFRGPGLERGLEWLAEIKERTGLPVVTDIHEPRQAAIVAQVADVIQIPAFLCRQTDLLLAAGETGRIVNIKKGQFVAPWDLLPAVAKVRSTGNSLIWLTERGNSFGYNNLVVDFRSIPLLAESGHPVIFDATHSVQLPGGKGHASDGQREFVPVLARAAVAAGCNGLFLEVHPRPDQALCDGPNSWPLDKLPALLGDLLRIWRLGHEC from the coding sequence ATGATCGACCCAAAACAACTGTATGAACGTTCCCGGTCAGGCCCGTTTCTCATCGCCGGGCCATGCGTGCTGGAAAGCCTGGAACTGGCCCTGGAAGTCGGGGAGTCTCTGGCGGCCACGGCCGAGCGCGAACAGATCCCCGTGATATTCAAGAGTTCCTTTGACAAGGCCAACCGCAGCTCCCTGGAATCCTTCCGCGGTCCGGGCCTGGAGCGGGGCCTGGAGTGGCTGGCCGAGATCAAGGAGCGAACCGGCCTGCCCGTGGTCACGGACATCCACGAGCCCAGGCAGGCGGCCATCGTGGCCCAAGTGGCGGACGTGATCCAGATTCCCGCCTTCCTCTGCCGCCAGACCGATCTGCTGCTGGCCGCCGGGGAAACCGGGCGGATCGTGAACATCAAGAAGGGCCAGTTCGTGGCCCCCTGGGATCTGCTGCCCGCCGTGGCCAAGGTGCGCTCCACGGGCAATTCCCTGATCTGGCTGACCGAACGGGGCAACAGCTTTGGATATAATAACCTGGTGGTGGATTTTCGTTCGATTCCACTGCTGGCCGAATCCGGACACCCGGTAATCTTCGACGCCACCCACTCGGTGCAGCTTCCCGGCGGCAAGGGGCACGCCTCGGACGGGCAACGGGAGTTCGTCCCGGTCCTGGCCCGGGCCGCCGTGGCCGCTGGGTGCAACGGCCTGTTCCTGGAGGTCCACCCCCGGCCTGACCAGGCCCTGTGCGACGGGCCCAACAGTTGGCCTTTGGACAAGCTGCCCGCGCTGTTGGGCGACTTGCTGCGGATCTGGAGGCTCGGCCATGAATGCTGA
- a CDS encoding HAD family hydrolase: MNAEERARRIRLLILDVDGVLTDGGLYFDAQGRVSKRFNVQDGLGIKMAQSTGLEFAIITGLDSPAVAARAKELGITEYHPGQVKKAPIIREICRSRELDLSQLAYLGDDWVDAAPLRMVGLPMAVANAQPEIKELAVWTSQAVGGHGAAREAIRFILTAQGAHEPLWRQWLNDE; the protein is encoded by the coding sequence ATGAATGCTGAAGAACGTGCCCGACGGATTCGGCTGCTGATCCTGGACGTGGACGGGGTGCTCACGGACGGCGGGCTGTATTTCGACGCCCAGGGACGGGTCAGCAAGCGCTTCAACGTCCAGGACGGGTTGGGAATCAAGATGGCTCAGTCTACTGGGCTGGAGTTTGCCATCATCACCGGCCTGGATTCCCCGGCCGTGGCGGCCAGGGCCAAGGAACTGGGCATCACCGAATACCACCCCGGCCAAGTCAAAAAAGCCCCGATCATCCGGGAGATCTGCCGGAGCAGGGAGCTTGATCTTTCCCAACTGGCCTACCTCGGCGACGACTGGGTGGACGCGGCTCCCCTGCGCATGGTCGGCCTGCCCATGGCCGTGGCCAATGCCCAGCCGGAGATCAAGGAGCTGGCCGTCTGGACCAGCCAGGCCGTCGGGGGCCACGGCGCGGCGCGCGAAGCCATCCGGTTCATCCTCACGGCCCAGGGCGCGCACGAGCCACTGTGGCGGCAGTGGCTGAACGACGAATAA
- a CDS encoding HDOD domain-containing protein, with protein sequence MGLVKVDDFKPGMVLAADLKSSQGRMLLPEGIQLTEQHIKTCKIWGVVEGDILGEGNQDAEAPPPVLNPEDLEKARCTAQVKFCLTDVRHPMVREAVKLYILRKAQALALNADDASEVLNLSDSGPSEQVLSGREKVEDIVQQELELASHPDILRHILQASSDPLASAAYVAEVVGKDVALSAKLLKVVNTPYYGFPQKVDTISRAIVLLGQEKVAGLALGISVINMFQGAQGEMLDMVGFWKHSVACGIVGMVLAAHCNEQDKEHFFVAGLLHDVGRLIMLKNRVQAVQSIFSESRGLKVALHDLEKARWGFDHASLAELVLEKWQLPDNLLLAVRYHHSPGACGYARDAVMVHVADFLAHSLALGDSGATLVPPLDNHAWESLGLSKNVLPVLARQVDAQVGHIMRIFFG encoded by the coding sequence ATGGGGCTGGTTAAGGTGGATGATTTCAAACCGGGCATGGTTTTAGCCGCTGATTTGAAATCTTCGCAAGGAAGAATGCTGTTGCCCGAGGGGATTCAACTCACTGAGCAGCATATCAAAACTTGCAAGATATGGGGGGTCGTCGAGGGCGATATATTGGGGGAGGGCAACCAGGATGCCGAGGCGCCGCCTCCGGTTCTGAACCCCGAGGACTTGGAAAAAGCCCGTTGCACGGCCCAAGTTAAATTTTGCCTGACTGATGTGCGCCATCCAATGGTACGAGAGGCGGTCAAGCTGTACATCCTGCGCAAGGCTCAAGCCTTGGCTCTCAATGCAGACGATGCTTCCGAGGTGCTGAACTTGTCTGATTCCGGCCCCTCTGAGCAGGTATTGTCCGGCCGTGAGAAGGTGGAGGACATTGTTCAACAGGAACTCGAACTGGCCTCGCACCCAGACATTTTACGTCACATTTTACAGGCTTCCAGTGATCCACTGGCTTCCGCAGCCTACGTCGCGGAAGTGGTCGGCAAGGACGTGGCCCTCTCGGCCAAGCTCCTCAAGGTCGTGAACACTCCGTATTACGGATTTCCGCAAAAAGTCGACACTATTTCCCGGGCCATCGTGCTTTTAGGCCAAGAGAAAGTCGCGGGCCTGGCCTTGGGCATCTCCGTGATCAATATGTTCCAGGGGGCGCAAGGCGAAATGTTGGACATGGTCGGCTTTTGGAAGCATTCCGTGGCTTGCGGCATTGTTGGCATGGTTTTGGCCGCGCATTGCAACGAGCAGGATAAGGAGCATTTTTTCGTGGCCGGTTTGCTCCATGATGTCGGACGATTGATCATGCTCAAAAACCGAGTGCAGGCGGTTCAGTCCATATTCTCCGAATCCCGCGGCCTGAAGGTGGCCTTGCATGATCTGGAAAAAGCGCGCTGGGGCTTTGATCATGCAAGCCTAGCCGAGTTGGTCCTGGAGAAATGGCAGTTGCCGGATAATCTGCTGCTGGCCGTGAGATACCATCACTCTCCTGGTGCTTGCGGATATGCCCGAGATGCGGTCATGGTCCATGTCGCTGATTTTTTAGCCCACTCTTTGGCTCTGGGCGATAGCGGCGCAACCTTGGTTCCGCCTCTGGACAACCACGCTTGGGAAAGTTTGGGATTATCCAAGAACGTGCTGCCGGTGCTGGCTCGCCAAGTCGATGCCCAGGTTGGACACATCATGCGAATTTTTTTCGGATAA
- a CDS encoding nucleoside deaminase, with protein sequence MTRGGKYPWQDPMRLALTEAQAARDRGEVPVGAVVLDLAGTLLAAAHNMTLTGQDPAGHAEILALREAAIKVGNHRLADCVLVVTLEPCLMCLGALIQARVAGLVFGARDPKAGAVLSRININDLDWLNHRFWVIEGVLAEESSNLLGSFFAGRRKNLLATTARSKPSSDEPTAF encoded by the coding sequence ATGACTCGCGGTGGCAAGTACCCTTGGCAGGACCCCATGCGGCTGGCCCTGACCGAAGCCCAGGCCGCTCGGGACCGCGGAGAAGTGCCGGTGGGTGCGGTGGTTCTGGATTTGGCCGGAACGCTGCTGGCTGCGGCGCACAACATGACCCTGACGGGCCAAGACCCTGCTGGGCACGCTGAAATTTTGGCCCTGCGCGAAGCCGCGATCAAGGTCGGAAACCACCGCCTGGCCGATTGCGTCCTGGTCGTCACCCTGGAACCGTGCCTGATGTGCCTTGGAGCCCTGATCCAGGCCCGCGTTGCCGGCCTGGTCTTCGGTGCCCGGGACCCCAAAGCCGGAGCCGTACTTTCACGCATCAACATCAACGACCTGGATTGGCTGAACCATCGTTTCTGGGTGATCGAAGGCGTCTTGGCCGAGGAAAGCAGCAATCTGCTGGGCTCCTTTTTCGCCGGACGCAGAAAAAACTTACTTGCAACAACCGCCCGAAGCAAACCGTCTAGCGACGAGCCAACCGCTTTCTGA
- a CDS encoding phosphoribosylformylglycinamidine synthase subunit PurQ, producing MSKVNVLVLAGYGTNCQRETAHAATLAGADRVVVAHFSELLAGDVRLGDFNFLIFPGGFLDGDDLGAAQAAALRWRYAKTASGASLVDELKRFFDVGGLILGICNGFQLLVKLGMLPGTEHGALERRVSLSHNDSARFEDRWVHLRTNPNSSCVFTSGLDRLYLPVRHGEGKLVPKDDPTLEALERDGLVALRYVDPETGKPTMEYPYNPNGSPGGIAGLTDPTGRILGLMPHPEAYNHPTNHPSWTRGDQAPLGVTLLTNGVAFLRARKQ from the coding sequence ATGAGCAAAGTCAATGTGCTGGTGCTCGCGGGATATGGGACCAACTGCCAGCGTGAAACCGCCCATGCGGCCACACTGGCCGGCGCGGACCGGGTCGTGGTGGCGCATTTTTCCGAACTGCTCGCCGGAGACGTGCGGCTGGGCGATTTTAATTTTCTGATCTTTCCCGGAGGCTTTCTGGACGGCGATGACCTGGGGGCGGCCCAAGCCGCGGCCTTGCGCTGGCGCTACGCCAAAACAGCCTCCGGTGCGTCCCTGGTGGACGAGTTGAAGCGCTTTTTCGACGTCGGCGGCCTGATCCTGGGCATCTGCAACGGCTTTCAACTGCTGGTCAAGCTGGGCATGCTTCCCGGCACGGAACACGGCGCGTTGGAACGCCGAGTCAGCCTGAGCCACAACGACTCGGCCAGGTTCGAAGACCGCTGGGTTCACCTACGAACCAACCCGAACAGCTCCTGCGTGTTCACCTCCGGACTGGACCGGTTGTACCTGCCGGTTCGCCACGGTGAGGGCAAGCTCGTTCCCAAGGATGACCCGACCCTGGAGGCCCTGGAGCGCGACGGCCTCGTGGCCCTGCGCTACGTTGACCCCGAAACCGGCAAGCCGACCATGGAGTACCCCTATAACCCCAACGGATCACCCGGAGGCATCGCCGGACTGACCGACCCCACGGGACGCATTCTCGGCCTGATGCCCCATCCCGAAGCCTACAACCATCCGACCAACCATCCATCCTGGACCCGTGGAGATCAAGCCCCTCTGGGCGTCACGCTCCTGACCAACGGCGTGGCCTTTCTGCGTGCGCGAAAACAGTGA
- a CDS encoding CTP synthase — protein MKTKFIFVTGGVLSSLGKGLAAASIGALLQARGLTVTIQKLDPYINVDPGTMNPFQHGEVYVTDDGAETDLDLGHYERYMNISMSQRNNYTSGSIYNSVITKERRGDYLGGTVQVIPHITDEIKSAVLSVAQNDEDVAIIEIGGTVGDIESLPFLEAIRQLRSNLGKDNVLYIHLTLVPLMRAAGELKTKPTQHSVKELRSIGIQPDIILCRSEVDLGKDIKAKIALFCNVDEDAVFTAVDVKSIYEVPLALYEEGVDQKIAILLRLPAKNPHLPCWKELVARLKAPKDEVRIAIVGKYVDLRESYKSLHEALIHGGVAHDVSVHLEYVNSEDLTEASVAEAMAGMHGVLVPGGFGHRGVEGKIATIRHAREQQVPFFGICLGMQCAVIEFARNVLNLPTANSEEFDPTTADPVIYLMSEWYDHRRQCLQKRDASCAKGGTMRLGAYPCRIKPETKAFVAYAEELVQERHRHRYEFNARYAERFEASGMVLSGLSPDNALVEIVELTDHPWFLGCQFHPEFKSRPLVPHPLFRDFIGAALAFKNTRK, from the coding sequence ATGAAAACCAAGTTCATATTCGTCACCGGCGGGGTGCTCTCGTCTCTGGGCAAAGGGCTGGCCGCCGCGTCCATCGGGGCGCTGTTGCAGGCCAGGGGGTTGACGGTCACCATCCAGAAACTCGATCCCTACATCAACGTGGACCCGGGCACGATGAATCCGTTCCAGCACGGGGAAGTCTACGTGACCGACGACGGGGCCGAAACCGACCTGGATCTGGGCCATTACGAGCGCTACATGAACATTTCCATGTCCCAGCGCAACAACTACACTTCGGGTAGTATCTACAACTCCGTGATCACCAAGGAGCGCCGCGGGGACTATCTAGGCGGAACCGTGCAGGTGATCCCGCATATCACCGACGAAATCAAAAGCGCGGTGCTCAGCGTCGCCCAAAACGACGAGGACGTGGCCATCATCGAAATCGGCGGCACGGTGGGCGACATCGAAAGCCTGCCTTTTCTGGAGGCCATTCGCCAACTGCGTTCCAACCTGGGTAAGGACAATGTCCTGTACATCCACCTGACCCTGGTCCCGCTGATGCGCGCCGCCGGGGAGTTGAAAACCAAGCCCACCCAGCACAGCGTCAAGGAGCTGCGCTCCATCGGCATTCAGCCGGACATCATCCTCTGCCGCAGCGAAGTGGACCTGGGCAAGGACATCAAGGCCAAGATCGCCCTGTTCTGCAACGTTGACGAAGACGCGGTGTTCACGGCCGTGGACGTCAAGAGCATCTACGAAGTGCCCTTGGCCCTGTACGAGGAAGGGGTCGACCAGAAGATTGCCATTTTATTGCGACTTCCGGCCAAAAATCCGCACCTTCCGTGCTGGAAGGAACTGGTTGCCAGACTGAAGGCCCCCAAGGACGAGGTGCGTATCGCCATTGTCGGGAAATACGTGGACCTGCGCGAGTCCTACAAGAGCCTGCACGAGGCCCTGATCCACGGAGGCGTGGCCCACGACGTTTCCGTGCATCTGGAGTACGTCAACTCCGAGGATCTGACGGAAGCCTCCGTGGCCGAGGCCATGGCCGGGATGCACGGGGTGCTGGTGCCCGGAGGTTTCGGGCATCGCGGGGTGGAGGGCAAGATTGCGACCATCCGGCACGCCCGTGAGCAACAGGTCCCGTTTTTCGGCATCTGTCTGGGCATGCAGTGCGCGGTGATCGAATTTGCCCGCAACGTCCTGAACCTGCCCACGGCCAACTCCGAGGAATTCGACCCCACCACCGCGGACCCGGTGATCTACCTGATGTCCGAGTGGTACGACCATCGTCGGCAATGCCTCCAGAAGCGCGACGCGAGCTGCGCCAAGGGCGGGACCATGCGTCTGGGCGCGTACCCCTGCCGGATCAAGCCGGAAACGAAAGCCTTCGTCGCCTACGCCGAGGAACTGGTCCAGGAGCGCCATCGCCACCGTTACGAGTTCAACGCCCGCTACGCGGAACGCTTCGAAGCCTCCGGCATGGTGCTCAGCGGCCTTTCCCCGGACAACGCCCTGGTGGAAATCGTCGAACTGACCGATCATCCCTGGTTTCTGGGCTGCCAGTTCCATCCGGAATTCAAATCCCGCCCCCTAGTGCCGCACCCGCTATTCCGGGACTTCATTGGCGCGGCCCTGGCCTTTAAAAATACACGCAAGTAA
- the waaF gene encoding lipopolysaccharide heptosyltransferase II — protein MGLSPSRILLVGPSWVGDMVMAQSLVQVLIRRFPGAEVDVLAPAWSAALVARMPGVRRAVTISAGHGRLGLWERLTLARRLHGSYDQAMVLPNSLKSALVPFLARIPRRAGYLGECRYGLLNDPRKLDKHRLPMTVQRFVALGLPKDASHPPDVPAPRLEVHAANVQNALTELNLDVGRDILILCPGAEYGPAKRWPAEHFAEVGRVLAGWGWKVWVMGSARDDETAQTVCELIGPAAVNLAGRTSLAQAVDLISLARAVVSNDSGLMHVAAALNRPLAAIYGSSDPGFTPPLSPTSRVVSMGLKCSPCFQRQCPEGHLNCLRKLTPDRVLDRLAELIPDLDTGRPVKAGER, from the coding sequence ATGGGTTTGAGCCCTTCAAGAATTCTGCTGGTCGGCCCTTCTTGGGTCGGAGACATGGTCATGGCTCAGAGCCTGGTCCAGGTGCTGATCCGCCGGTTCCCGGGCGCGGAAGTGGACGTCCTGGCCCCGGCCTGGAGCGCGGCTCTGGTGGCGCGAATGCCCGGAGTGCGACGGGCCGTGACCATATCCGCCGGGCACGGACGACTGGGTCTTTGGGAGCGCCTGACCCTGGCCCGCCGCCTGCACGGAAGCTATGACCAGGCCATGGTTTTGCCCAACTCCCTGAAATCGGCCTTGGTGCCGTTCCTGGCTCGGATTCCTCGGCGCGCCGGGTATCTCGGCGAATGCCGGTACGGCCTGCTGAACGATCCGCGTAAACTGGACAAGCACCGCCTGCCCATGACCGTCCAACGATTCGTGGCTCTGGGGCTGCCCAAGGATGCGAGCCACCCGCCCGACGTGCCCGCTCCGCGTCTCGAAGTCCATGCCGCGAACGTGCAAAACGCTCTGACCGAATTGAACTTGGACGTCGGCCGCGACATCCTGATCCTCTGCCCCGGAGCGGAGTACGGCCCGGCCAAGCGCTGGCCGGCCGAGCATTTCGCCGAAGTAGGCAGGGTCCTGGCCGGATGGGGCTGGAAGGTCTGGGTGATGGGATCAGCCAGGGACGATGAAACGGCCCAAACCGTGTGCGAACTGATCGGCCCGGCGGCCGTGAACCTGGCCGGGCGAACTTCCCTGGCCCAGGCCGTGGACCTGATTTCCCTGGCCCGGGCCGTGGTCAGCAACGATTCCGGTCTGATGCACGTGGCCGCGGCCCTAAATCGTCCCCTTGCGGCGATTTACGGCTCCTCGGACCCCGGCTTCACCCCGCCGCTCAGCCCAACCTCGCGCGTCGTGTCCATGGGCCTGAAGTGCAGTCCCTGTTTTCAACGCCAGTGTCCGGAGGGTCACCTGAACTGCCTGCGCAAGCTGACTCCGGATCGTGTTCTGGACCGGTTGGCCGAACTAATCCCGGATCTGGATACGGGACGGCCCGTGAAAGCCGGGGAGCGTTAG